The sequence GCAACGTTGGCCCAATTAATCGGTCCTAAGCTACCTGCCACGTCACCTGCGCGGCGCGCCCCGACGTTTGACGTCCTCGCCGCTGCAACCAGACAGGCATACATGCATGCCCGACCCGAGCATCACCCTGGCGCGCCGGCGCAATGCTGCCGGCTGGCCGCCTGATGACCAAGTCGCCGCACGGAACCCTCCTCGCTCTATATATACGCGCCGACCCGTTCGCTGTCGTGCTAACTTATTGCGCCACGCGAATTCTCAACTCCTCCGATACAGAGATCGACCTCCTCCTGCAAGAAACAGCTAggtagaggaggaaggaggagggagtTCGATCAGGAACAGGAAGCAGCCGGCAGCTATGGCGGTGGGCAGGAGTAGGAGGACGGGGCTCGCTCTACCggtgctcgcggcggcggcggtgctggtgctcgtggcggcggcgaccggcgcggaggcgcggcccttgggcgtcggcggcgacgggTGGGCGGCCGCGGGAGCCgggccgctgccgggcggcggcgtgttCGTCGTCGAGACGCTCCGGCGGCTCTACCTGCAGCAGCTCGGAGGCCCGGGGTCGTCGTGCGAGACCAACAGCCCCAACAACGGATGCCCTCCGTAGGACCGTACCGTggccgacgacggcggcggcgcacgcatcTGATGGGTCGGCCGCCATGCGCCCGCGCGCGTGCTCATCTCGCTTCGCAAGATCGGATGGTGATGAACCTCTCGCCGCGTGCCGATCGGGCTTGTGCGTGGAGGATTGTCGTGGCCAGAGATAGACGCGCGCGATCGATGGACAAGGAGGCATGCATGGAGATCGATGGAGCTCTCGACGATGGCTAGCTCAATCCAATGGTTGATTCGTTGATTGATTGATTGGTTTTTTTGATACTAGCTAGCTTTTTTTGCCCAAATGGCCACGCGTATGTTTTGAGTACGACGgacggttggtgccaatttgtACATAAAACATATACATGCATGCTTGAATAATATATATGCAAGTAGAAATGTAAATTTGTTGCTTTTTCTTAATGAATAACATGAGATGGTTTTGCTTCTTTGCAAAAGAGAGATTGTTCTTCGTGGTCACATCGTTGTGGTGTGCATGACGCGGGAGGATTATTATATTATTGGTTTAGTTCCACTTCAAGATTTGGTGTTAAGAGAACATGACTTATTAATTATAAGACGAAGGCACAAGGCctgttagttttttttatttggattGAGAAGGCACAAGGCCTTGGGCTTGGCTGCATGCCGCCTTATATATTTGATGACCTGGGCCTAATAAGGCCATGGCTGTTGGTCGTAATTAAGGGTGTAAAACCCGCGGTTATGGTGGGGGACCATGCCATTCGAAGAAGTTAATTAAGAACTagtatactccctccttccccgtttataaggcatggtggaacatgacacggtcttctaaacaatactttgactatttatttatcatatattatatcacttttgattataaacttataatcattgtaaactatgtttgattatgaatccaatcatatgaaatttgcattataaaaataaaaatttaatagtcaaattattggtcaaagatgagaagatttgaatcttgatatacgtgtatgccttataaacggggaaggagggagtatataggTAATGCTTGTGTCCTAAACAGGGACAACCGTGTAGTTGGACTTCAAAATAAAAACAGTTTTGCAATATAATTTGTCCTAAAATATACGGGACTCCTACCGGTGACTTGCAGTCTTTCCTCAACTCCGATCCCTCGTTCCCTTTTTCTACCCCGATCcaactccacctccacctccacctccaccgcgaTTGGCGCCGGTCGTCTCTGCGGCGGTGGCCCTTGCTACTCCCCGCGCGGTGCCGCTGCGAGGTTGTCCTTCTTGCTGCTCGCCGCGACCTGTTTGCCTCCCAATGCTCTGCCCCTCTCCGAGATGGGCGCGCATGTAAGTGACCATCTCTCATTTTCGGGCGATGCTTGCAGGCTCATTTTTCCGGTAGACATGTTACAGATGCGTTTTGTAATTGTTGCAGGGAGGCTTTTTTCCATGTTGCGGCCTTGCGGGTGTGTTTTTTTGCCCAATCTTTCTAAAAAACATATGGTGGTGTCATAGGTTTATTGATTTGTTATATGAGATATATTCGCAAATGTTTCAATTATCCGGATTCTCTTATTTTGCAACATGGTTCTCTCTTATTTTGAAGTCAGTACCTCCAATGTTGCATCGTGTATTCTAAAATGTTTTTATGCCCAATCACCTATAAGTATTCCTACCTGTTGCGGTTGGCCTaaacttatttttattttcaaaatttgtgCTAGATCTTCATGCGCGTAAGCATGTGGGAGCATGATATGCATGTTTTGAACTCATTTTTGCCGGCAGATCAATTATCTGTATCATAGTAGTTCTTTTTATATTGAGATCCGACTTCGTCGCAGAGATTGAAAGAGTTCGTTGCATTGTTTATCTATTGACTATTGATGTTCCACAGAGTCCGATAGAGTTTATTTTCACCGGACGTCCGGGTGCTAGTAAGCCAGAATAATACACAACTTTGGCgggtaagagagagagagagactattATGCATAGGCATTCACCTCGGTATGGATTTTTTCCcaatataaagaaaaataaagataaGAAAATAGAGATGTTTAATTTGCCTATGACTAAGAAAAGAGagagtaagagcatctccaagaggctAGGTAAATTGAGATGGATCGGTAAAAACAGAAATAGTCCGGTAAACTTGCGTTCCAACAGAATCGCTATCTTTCTTGGCTCGGTTTCGCGCTCGGCATCCCGTCTTAGTGGCAAGCCATCTTTGCCGATCCCTCCCCACTTGCCATAGCTAGCATCTTCCTATGGGCCCGCCTCCCTCCTACGCTTCCATTTTGCTGCCTTGCCTAGAAAAGGGCGGTGGTGGAGCAACGCTCGGCCGACCATCCCAGCTAGAGCAGGTGGCTGCGCCCTCCTTGTGCATGGCTGTCGTGTCACTGCTCCAATTTCTCGCATAGGCAGCTGTCCCATAAGCTCCTCCCTCAATTCCCCCACCCGGTTGGACGAGTGAAGTCCCTCGAGGAGCAGAGCTCGATATCGCGGCGCGAGCCCCTTACACTGACGACCCTCCTCCGACCCCGGCTCTTGCCCCAAATCAATCGCAGGTGATCCCTTATGCTCCCCCATCACTTCCCCACCACCGGCAAAGCCCTCCCCTCGTCAGAATttcacctccaccgccgcagccataCCTAGGGACTACATTGCAAGTCCAAGTTCTTTCTAGGGTGTTTAATTAGTGCAAAATCCAGTGACTTCAGGCGTCACGATTTGGAGATTTGGCTATAGATTTGGAGAGTCCGTTGGTTAGCCCCAGCGTTTAAGAGGGTATCTATTTTTTACGGTcctctaattttttttcaaatttagctaGGATTATATCTAggctcttggagttgctctaaagcatctccaagagtctaGCTGATAGGTCTAGGGACCTGGGGTCCCCGATGGACCCACTTCCTGCCAACATCTTGGATAAGCTCAATACAACATCCGGCACGAGTGGCAATCCTCGTGGGCCGTGACGTCATCCGGGCTGTTTGGGCCCATGGCCCCGACCAGATAGTCGGGACGAGCCTTGACTCACGTCCCCAACCAAGAGGACGACCGGGCACTGGATCCGTACCATGGCTCAGACTAAGGATGCCGACCGGGCTCCGTCTTACATGTGCGGCCATCCCCGACCAATGAGGGCGGGGCCAGCCAGATCCTGCGCACTGGCGGGTCTCGAGAGCAAGTGTAGCAGATAAAGACGCACGCTTGAGTCAACTTGCCATACGGGGCCAACCACTTCCTCTACGGGGGTTACAAACCTCCTTGCTGCCGCAGCAGGGGGCACCGTTTCACCCGCCCATCCTCGTGAGGGGACGGGGCACAACATCATCATCACGATGCAGAGGACACACCTCCATCATGAAGTAGTGATAGGGTGTAATGCCGAGTATGGAGCGTGACTGCCATACAGTACTCATCAACACACTCACCACTCCGACTGATGAAGCACCACGCATAGGAACAAAGTGAGACGACCACTCCACGACACAGGACATGGGCTATGACCGCATGAGGGCCCCAACCGACAAAGTGGGTGGTCCCGACTGAAAGAATTGACGGACGGGGAaggcactctctctctctctctcactacTTTTAGTCCCCCCTTGTAAGGAGACTCCCCTTGAACTAAAAAGGGAGGGTCAGCCGTTTAGGATATAAGGACTGAAAAACCAAGAGATCAAACAACCGCAGATATCCATCCTCGCTCGTAAGCTTGTAACTCCCCAAACTCTCATGAGCACCTGGGCTCAAGCAATACATCTGGCCgactgatgaggacatgacacctTCGGATATGACTATTGATTACTTGGTGAGCTCATTTCGATATTTGCATAGTAACTTTTGGTACAACTCACttggttccatatgtacatGTCTCTATTTGATTGAAGGTACATTTGTGTTTCAAAGTGCAAGCTCATCAAAGTCCAACATTCAGTTCGACAGCCCAACAATGCTTCTTCACCCTTGGAATCCCGGCCCAAGTAGGAGCATGCCTCAAGGACGTAGACAACACCTTCGGGATGGCCCAAGACGTCCTCCACCTTGGTCACCGCCTTATGAGACCAGCAAGGGCGCCCCAGccaaggtggaggcccaaaccgattcgacttcgtttcagtttcggactctAGGAGCATCCCGCACTAAAACAGA comes from Panicum virgatum strain AP13 chromosome 4K, P.virgatum_v5, whole genome shotgun sequence and encodes:
- the LOC120705033 gene encoding uncharacterized protein LOC120705033, with protein sequence MAVGRSRRTGLALPVLAAAAVLVLVAAATGAEARPLGVGGDGWAAAGAGPLPGGGVFVVETLRRLYLQQLGGPGSSCETNSPNNGCPP